The following are encoded together in the Arvicanthis niloticus isolate mArvNil1 chromosome 11, mArvNil1.pat.X, whole genome shotgun sequence genome:
- the Tmem214 gene encoding transmembrane protein 214 isoform X1, with product MAARAAGSGGWEVVKRGRRPGASSGGRGGGGDRRALGEANGVWKYDLSSPIQTTSTLYERGFEKIMKRQNKEQVPPPAAESKKPVNKKQPKKVTAVTSQNQKQGPFRCLEDALKALDVAALQKELDKSQSVFTGNPSVWLKDLASYLNYKLQTPRMEPTLSQYPHDYPYSLVSRELRGIIRGLLTKAAGSVELFFDHCLFTMLQELDKTPGESLHGYRICIQAILQDKPKIVTSNLSKFLELLRSHQSRPAKCLTIMWALGQAGFTNLTEGLKVWLGIMLPVLGIKSLSPFAIAHLDRLLLMHPNLTKGFGMIGPKDFFPLLDFAYMPNNSLSPSLQEQLCQLFPRLKVLAFGAKPESSLHTYFPSFLSRATPSCPAAMKKELLASLTQCLTVDPLSASVWRQLYPKHLSQSSLLLEHLLKSWEQIPKKARKSLQETVQSFKLANQELLKKGSGNSEHVVTCDTACKGLLQQARGPRPPWTRLLLLLLVFAVGFLCHDFRSHSSFQASLTGRLLQSSGFLPVGQQVCAQLYSYSLQSYNWLQETLPACGSHLLAVVQPSLQLAWTHIYATFSFLSAHCASYLACISDSLANFFQRVHLPEALQQLFHSLKELLLLFHHSVLLPAWHLLLAALAQVQEHCHEACRGEVTWDCIKTQFSKAAQWTWLCLQDVTVAFLDWALTMISQQ from the exons ATGGCGGCCAGAGCAGCGGGTAGTGGGGGCTGGGAGGTGGTGAAGAGGGGCCGACGACCAGGAGCAAGCAGCGGTGGGCGAGGCGGCGGCGGTGACCGCCGGGCACTCGGGGAAGCAAATGGAGTGTGGAAATACGACCtgagct CGCCAATCCAGACTACAAGCACTCTTTATGAGCGTGGCTTTGAGAAAATCATGAAGCGGCAGAATAAAGAGCAAGTTCCACCCCCTGCTGCAGAGTCTAAGAAACCAGTAAACAAGAAGCAACCGAAGAAGGTGACAGCTGTTACTAGCCAAAACCAGAAACAGGGCCCATTCCGATGCCTGGAGGACGCACTGAAAGCT CTGGATGTGGCAGCTCTGCAGAAGGAACTGGACAAGAGCCAGAGTGTGTTCACTGGGAACCCCTCCGTGTGGCTGAAGGACCTGGCCAGCTATCTCAACTACAAGCTGCAGACTCCACGGATGGAGCCTACTCTGAGCCAGTATCCACATG ATTATCCCTACAGCCTCGTGAGCCGAGAACTACGCGGGATCATCCGGGGGCTCCTGACCAAAGCTGCAGGGTCTGTGGAGCTCTTTTTTGACCACTGTCTATTCACTATGCTGCAAGAGCTGGATAAGACACCAG GGGAGTCGCTGCATGGGTACCGCATCTGTATTCAAGCCATTCTGCAAGACAAGCCCAAGATTGTCACCTCAAACCTGAGCAAG TTCCTAGAGCTTCTGCGGTCCCACCAGAGCCGACCAGCAAAGTGCCTGACCATCATGTGGGCCCTGGGGCAAGCGGGTTTCACCAACCTCACTGAGGGACTGAAAG TGTGGCTGGGGATCATGCTGCCTGTGCTGGGCATCAagtctctgtctccctttgccATCGCACACCTGGACCGGCTGCTCCT GATGCATCCCAACCTCACCAAAGGCTTTGGCATGATTGGCCCGAAGGACTTCTTCCCACTTCTAGACTTTGCCTATATGCCCAACAACTCCCTGAGCCCCAG CCTGCAGGAGCAGCTGTGCCAGCTCTTCCCCCGATTGAAGGTGCTGGCATTTGGGGCCAAACCGGAGTCTTCCCTGCACACCTACTTCCCCTCATTCCTGTCCAGAGCCACTCCTAGCTGTCCTGCTGCCATGAAGAAAGAG CTCCTGGCCAGCCTGACCCAGTGCCTGACTGTAGACCCCCTCAGCGCTAGTGTCTGGAGACAACTGTACCCCAAGCACCTGTCACAGTCCAG CCTACTGCTGGAGCACCTGCTCAAGTCCTGGGAGCAGATTCCCAAGAAG GCACGGAAATCTTTGCAAGAAACTGTTCAGTCCTTCAAGCTTGCCAACCAGGAGCTTCTGAAGAAGGGCAGTGGCAACAGTGAGCATGTTGTCACCTGTGATACAGCCTGCAAG GGCTTGTTGCAACAGGCACGGGGTCCTCGGCCACCCTGGACCCGGCTACTACTGTTGCTTCTGGTCTTTGCAGTAGGATTCCTATGTCATGACTTTCGGTCCCACAGCTCTTTCCAGG CCTCCCTCACCGGCCGGTTGCTTCAATCATCTGGTTTCTTGCCTGTTGGCCAGCAAGTGTGTGCCCAGCTCTACTCCTACAGCCTGCAAAGCTACAA CTGGCTGCAGGAGACCTTGCCAGCCTGTGGCTCCCACCTGCTTGCTGTGGTACAGCCCAGTTTGCAGCTGGCCTGGACACACATCTATGCCACATTCAGCTTCCTTTCTGCCCACTGTGCCTCCTACCTTGCCTGCATCAGTGATAGCCTCGCCAACTTCTTTCAGAGG GTCCATCTCCCTGAGGCCCTACAGCAGCTCTTCCACTCCTTGAaggagctgctgctgctcttccaccACAGCGTGCTGCTGCCCGCGTGGCACTTGCTGCTTGCAGCCCTGGCCCAAGTCCAGGAGCATTGCCATGAGGCCTGCAG AGGGGAAGTGACCTGGGACTGCATTAAGACACAGTTCAGCAAAGCTGCCCAATGGACCTGGCTCTGCCTGCAGGATGTCACAGTGGCTTTCTTGGACTGGGCACTCACCATGATATCCCAGCAATag
- the Tmem214 gene encoding transmembrane protein 214 isoform X2 produces MPGGRTESSGCGSSAEGTGQEPECVHWEPLRVAEGPGQLSQLQAADSTDGAYSEPVSTCLVSRELRGIIRGLLTKAAGSVELFFDHCLFTMLQELDKTPGESLHGYRICIQAILQDKPKIVTSNLSKFLELLRSHQSRPAKCLTIMWALGQAGFTNLTEGLKVWLGIMLPVLGIKSLSPFAIAHLDRLLLMHPNLTKGFGMIGPKDFFPLLDFAYMPNNSLSPSLQEQLCQLFPRLKVLAFGAKPESSLHTYFPSFLSRATPSCPAAMKKELLASLTQCLTVDPLSASVWRQLYPKHLSQSSLLLEHLLKSWEQIPKKARKSLQETVQSFKLANQELLKKGSGNSEHVVTCDTACKGLLQQARGPRPPWTRLLLLLLVFAVGFLCHDFRSHSSFQASLTGRLLQSSGFLPVGQQVCAQLYSYSLQSYNWLQETLPACGSHLLAVVQPSLQLAWTHIYATFSFLSAHCASYLACISDSLANFFQRVHLPEALQQLFHSLKELLLLFHHSVLLPAWHLLLAALAQVQEHCHEACRGEVTWDCIKTQFSKAAQWTWLCLQDVTVAFLDWALTMISQQ; encoded by the exons ATGCCTGGAGGACGCACTGAAAGCT CTGGATGTGGCAGCTCTGCAGAAGGAACTGGACAAGAGCCAGAGTGTGTTCACTGGGAACCCCTCCGTGTGGCTGAAGGACCTGGCCAGCTATCTCAACTACAAGCTGCAGACTCCACGGATGGAGCCTACTCTGAGCCAGTATCCACATG CCTCGTGAGCCGAGAACTACGCGGGATCATCCGGGGGCTCCTGACCAAAGCTGCAGGGTCTGTGGAGCTCTTTTTTGACCACTGTCTATTCACTATGCTGCAAGAGCTGGATAAGACACCAG GGGAGTCGCTGCATGGGTACCGCATCTGTATTCAAGCCATTCTGCAAGACAAGCCCAAGATTGTCACCTCAAACCTGAGCAAG TTCCTAGAGCTTCTGCGGTCCCACCAGAGCCGACCAGCAAAGTGCCTGACCATCATGTGGGCCCTGGGGCAAGCGGGTTTCACCAACCTCACTGAGGGACTGAAAG TGTGGCTGGGGATCATGCTGCCTGTGCTGGGCATCAagtctctgtctccctttgccATCGCACACCTGGACCGGCTGCTCCT GATGCATCCCAACCTCACCAAAGGCTTTGGCATGATTGGCCCGAAGGACTTCTTCCCACTTCTAGACTTTGCCTATATGCCCAACAACTCCCTGAGCCCCAG CCTGCAGGAGCAGCTGTGCCAGCTCTTCCCCCGATTGAAGGTGCTGGCATTTGGGGCCAAACCGGAGTCTTCCCTGCACACCTACTTCCCCTCATTCCTGTCCAGAGCCACTCCTAGCTGTCCTGCTGCCATGAAGAAAGAG CTCCTGGCCAGCCTGACCCAGTGCCTGACTGTAGACCCCCTCAGCGCTAGTGTCTGGAGACAACTGTACCCCAAGCACCTGTCACAGTCCAG CCTACTGCTGGAGCACCTGCTCAAGTCCTGGGAGCAGATTCCCAAGAAG GCACGGAAATCTTTGCAAGAAACTGTTCAGTCCTTCAAGCTTGCCAACCAGGAGCTTCTGAAGAAGGGCAGTGGCAACAGTGAGCATGTTGTCACCTGTGATACAGCCTGCAAG GGCTTGTTGCAACAGGCACGGGGTCCTCGGCCACCCTGGACCCGGCTACTACTGTTGCTTCTGGTCTTTGCAGTAGGATTCCTATGTCATGACTTTCGGTCCCACAGCTCTTTCCAGG CCTCCCTCACCGGCCGGTTGCTTCAATCATCTGGTTTCTTGCCTGTTGGCCAGCAAGTGTGTGCCCAGCTCTACTCCTACAGCCTGCAAAGCTACAA CTGGCTGCAGGAGACCTTGCCAGCCTGTGGCTCCCACCTGCTTGCTGTGGTACAGCCCAGTTTGCAGCTGGCCTGGACACACATCTATGCCACATTCAGCTTCCTTTCTGCCCACTGTGCCTCCTACCTTGCCTGCATCAGTGATAGCCTCGCCAACTTCTTTCAGAGG GTCCATCTCCCTGAGGCCCTACAGCAGCTCTTCCACTCCTTGAaggagctgctgctgctcttccaccACAGCGTGCTGCTGCCCGCGTGGCACTTGCTGCTTGCAGCCCTGGCCCAAGTCCAGGAGCATTGCCATGAGGCCTGCAG AGGGGAAGTGACCTGGGACTGCATTAAGACACAGTTCAGCAAAGCTGCCCAATGGACCTGGCTCTGCCTGCAGGATGTCACAGTGGCTTTCTTGGACTGGGCACTCACCATGATATCCCAGCAATag